From the genome of Thermoproteales archaeon:
AATTCTATCTATAGCATCCTCTATTCTAGAAAGGATGCCCTCTATATTTGTTATAAAAACTGGAGCATCAACACCGGGTTCTATGACTGCACCGAGTTCTGGAATGTATATGGTGGCTGTACTAGTTCTCACTATTTTTGAATACAAGTCCTTTTTCTCGGTTGCTTTGTATACTATTATTTTTCTTTTTTTGATTTCTAATGGTATTATTTCAGTTTTTTTATAGCCACATTTCTCACATAATTTAGAAACTATTAACGTTCTGCCCAAGTGAGGCTGTAGATGAATTACCTCGTTAATCTTAAATGTTTTATCACCACACATGGGACAAATTTCTGTATAAGTATTTTTGTATTCGACGAATATAGTTTCGTTATTCATAAAAACTCCGATTTTATCCGTTTAAATATATAGGCCTCCTCATAATATTTAGAGGTCTATTATAAATTAAGTGGTGCGTCTACTTGAAAGATGAAACATTAGTAAAAAAGATGGCGGAGCTCCTAAAGAGCGGAGCAACCATGCTGGATAAGACATGCCCCGTATGCAACACTCCTCTTTTTAGGCTAAAAAACGATGATGTCGTATGTCCAAAGTGCAATAGTAGAGTATATATCGTTAGTAGCGAAGAAGAAGAATCAAGGGTTTTCAGTAGCTTAGCTATCAGTAATTTAGAAAAAACTATTGCGACAAAAATCAATGATCTTGATAATAGGCTACAACGGACAAGCGACTTAGATGAATTAAAGCTGTTAACTATGATTCTACTCGGCCTACTTGACGCTCTTGACAAAATAAGAAAGTTGACAAAATGAAAATCGTGCGCATACAAGATAGTAAACATGTAAAATATAGTAACGAACATTGGAAATTACTGCGTAGTCTAAGAGCCTATGCTTTGAGAATAATGAAAATTCTCTTAAATTCAGGACTTGACCCTATAGTGCATGGAAGTATTGCAAGAGGAGATGTTCATAAAAATAGCGATATTGATATTGTAATACCCTACTATACGAATCCATTCTTAATAGAAAATGCCCTAGATATGGCAGGGATTTCTCTATTGAAAAAAGAAATAGTGCAAGCCACACCAAGGCACGCAATTAAAGCAAGCATTTATATTGATGAAAGGACAGTCGTAACATTTCCCTTATCGAAATTATCTAGACTTGAAAGAGAATTTTATAGATTCAGTGGAGAGATAAATTCTGATGATCTAGAAAAAAATCTGAGAGTACCCGGAGTTAATAAAAAATTACTGGCAATAATTCCAGTAGAGGATGGTCATATAGAATTTTCCATAATTGGAAGAGAACATGAAGTTGCTGAAATTTTAAAAGTATCAATTGACATAGTGAAAGAAAGAGAGTATATCCTGACGAGACGAGACGAGAAAGGACGTACTGGTGTCTTTGTACATAAAGAACTCCCACCAGACATGAGCATAGCAGAAGCTGCTTTAAAAATAGCACGTCAAAATCTTATGTTTAGAAAACAATTAATAATCTAACTAAAAACTGGAAAATATAGGAAAGCAACAATGCCTCCTAGTGATTTAAGCTTTATTCCATGTTCATGATCATCAGATATTATAATTATTTCACCCTTGGACTTTTCAATGTTGTCCAATAAATAGCTAAACTCTTCATTAGCTTTTAGCTCGAAGAATATCGTATCTGTAATGAGCAGTTTTTCGATTGCAGCAATTTCAGCAGCTTTAATAACTTCTCTTAGCCCAATAGCTACTCGTCTTTCACCTTTTTCTAATTGTTTAAAAATCTGGTCAACAAGATTTTTCTCGTAGTTCAATTTAAGCTCGGTAACAACCTTAGCTAGCTTTCCATCCCTTACTAACTCATAAATTCCCGAAAGCCCCCCCTCTGTAACATTCAAGAACATAGCTTTTTTGTATAATTCTTTCTGATATCTAGCTAGATAATTACGGAAAAAATCTTCAAGTAAAGCTGGTGCCGCTATTATAACCCTATCGTAACTATCCTTTTGTAAGAGAAATTTTATTTCCTCTAATATACTTCTCCAATAATCACGGTATTCTTCAGTATAAGATTTTTTACCTCTATCATGTTTTACCACCTTGCATGCTATAGTGGCTATTATCTCTATACCACTTTTGCTTATTTTACCAAATACAGTTTCTTGATCGCCTATGCAAATTAGTAAGTTTTTATAAGTTCTACGCGCTGCTTTTTCTAATATTCGTAAATAAATATTTGGCAGATTTTTCTTTATTATCTTTACTTCGGCTACAGGCTGTAACGATAATGTATGATAATGTCCTTTTATGTGCAGGTATTCTGGAGCTTCGATAACTTTTCCAAGTATTCTTAACCTATCTGTAAACTTTTGAAATTCTAGCTTTTCTACAACAATACCCAAGTATATCCTAACTCTTTCTCCTTTTTCGCTTTTTCCCATCCCTGTTTCTATTCTTATCTGTCTCCAAGTCCAAGCATATACTATATCGTTTTTATCAAGAATTAGTGATAAATAATACAAGTCTTCCTTTTGTTCGATTATTAATTCTATTGTTTTTTCCTCCAAATTTATATCCTTTATTTTCATATTTGCTCCTCATGAATGTCTAAGACATCTTCCACTGCGCAGATAACCTCTGCTGTTACTACCCAGGCATCTAAAATATATTTGCTTATCGAAAACTCCTTGTCCACTATTTTTTTTATATTGCTTGATAAAGGTCCGTGCTGATAAGCTCCAATAACTACCATTGGCAATTCGTATTTTATTATCTCCCTCGCTAGCATTCTTGGAGAAAGCTGTTCGCCGTCTTCAGTTAAAAGGAATATTTCTGAGGGGTTGTATTTCTCTAATATTATTTCTAAATCTTTTCCGATCACTCTCATAAGAACTTTATCACCCACGGGGGGTACTCGACCTACCGTCAAAAGCTGCTCGATCAATCCAACGAACCTATTATAGTTACGAGGAAGTCTTATTTCGGGATCGATTGAGATAATGTCGTTACAATAAGTTTGTATTATGGGGAGGAGCTTACCAGCTTTGCAAAGCGGTGAGCCTAGTGCCATTAGCAAACAGAAATGGACAATATCTGGGCGTCCCCTTTTTCTGAAGTCTTTAAGTTTTTTCATAGCATGATAATGCAGAGAGATATCCAGCAGCATTTCGCCTGGCTTTTTAGATCTTTTTCTAGAATGCGCTTTTATGACAGGGTGATTCCATATTTCCTTTGGGATAAGCTCTATGGCCGCGTCAGCAAAAAGCATGATTAATTGTTTCATTAGCCCTTCCTCGTGAATATTTTTATTCATAACTTTAAAATAATTGAAAGCCAAAAGTATTTTGTGCATAAACGAAAAGACATAGGCTTTATAAAAGACTTGGCTCTGCAACGTATAGAAATACTTTTTGAGAATGCAGATAAGACTTTTTTAAAAGATCCCCAACTTGCTCAAAAATACGTAAATCTTGCCTTAAGAATAGCACAGTCGTCCAGAATAAAAATACCGAAAAAATATAAATTGCGAATATGCAAGTTCTGCAAAAACTACTTATGGCCCGGTATAAACGCAACCATACGCTTACGAACAAATAGACAGCCTCATATCGTTATTAAATGTCATGCTTGCGGTCGCATAGCTAGAATACCATATAAGCCTCAAAAGGCAAAATAGAATTATTACGGCACTATATTTCAAGCTTCCTTAAAGTATTTACTATATTTATAAAATCTTCTGGTGTTAGCTGGTATACTCTCAATCGAGAATTTATTCCTACCTCCGATAATATCTTTTCAAAATCTATCGAAGGATACTTAAGCATAATATATTCTCTTAAAACCTTACCAATGTTCTTTCTTCTACGCGAAAACATAAATCTTAATATATCATCTATAAGCTTGGTATCTATACAAGGACTCTTAAGCGGCTTTATCTTAATTAATACGGCGTCTACATCGGGCTCTGGATAAAAGCATTTACGCGAAATAAATGTTAAAACCTCCATTCTAGCCCTAGATTGAAATGAAACTGTTAATCTTCCATAAGCTTTAGTTCCAGGCTTAGCTCTCAACCTATCAACAAATTCTTTCTGAAAAGACATTACTGCAAAGTCGTAGTACGGTTCGTCTAATAATTTAAAAAGCAAGGGCGAAGATATCGAAAACGGAGTATTTGAGAAAATTTTATCAACTCGAGGAATGCTCATATCCAGTATATTAGCTGAAATTATTTCAACATTGTCAAAATCTCTCAACTCTCTTCTTAACAATTCGACTAGACGCTTATCGATTTCTACTGCTAGAACTTTTAAACATCTTTCTGCGATAACGCGTGTGACTGTTCCTATCCCAGCGCCTATTTCTAAAACTATTTCATTATTTTTAAGTTCCAGACTATTTACTATTATATCCAAAATTTTCTTATCTACTAAGAAATGTTGGGACAGCCGCTTTTTAGGATAGACTCTATATTTCCTTAGTATCTTCTTAGTATACTCTAATAGCTCCTTCATATCTCTCTAAACTCTTACTTTATATCTTTAACATATATACAATATCTAGTTGTATTTATTGAAGAAGAATCTGCGCTAGTTGGCGATGAAACTATGTATGACTTAAGCATTCAACGTGTAAAAAAGTGGTTGTCAGATAATAAGGCAAAAAAAGTGCTAATACAAGCGCCTGATGGAATAAAAGCCTATTTAGAAAATTTCATAGAATCCTTGGAGAAAGAAGTAGAAGTTTTCATATCTGGAAGTCGTGCTTGGGGCGGTTGTGATATAGCATTAAAGGAAGCTAAGCAATTAGGCATAAAACACATTATCCACATTGGACATCATGGACCCGTTCGTGTAAAAATTCCAGAGAACATTCAAGTATTTTTTGTTCCTGCATTTGCCAAAATAAGTGTTGAAAATGCTTTAGAAAATAACCTTAATAAACTTGGAGACTGCTCTCCAATCGGCCTTTTAGCTTCATTACAGCATGTAAATCAGCTTAAAAGTGTAAAGAAAAAGCTTGAAAATCTTGGATACTCTGTAGTTATCGGACATGGTAATCTTCCCTTTGATGGACAAATTATTGGCTGTGATGTATCTGCGGCTGTAAATATAGCTCGCAAAGTATCGTGTTTTCTGGTTATTGCCGGTGGCATATTTCATGGATTTGGTGTTTATATAAGAACTGGTAAGAAAACGTTAATCCTTGATCCCTACAGGAAAAAAATTGTAGACATCCAAAAAACTATGGAGAAATTTTATGCAAAGCATTTGTATAACCTAGCAAAGGCATTAGAGGCTAAAAAATTTGGCGTGTTAGTATCAACAAAACCTGGACAATATTCGATAAATCTAGCAAGAAAAATTGCCCAAAAAATTAAAAAACATGGCAAAAAAGCCTATATCATAGTTACCGATGAGATAGAACCTGAAACACTACAAAATTTCACTTTTATAGATGCATACGTAAATACCGCATGTCCGAGGCTTAATTTTGACAATGAAGATAATTTTAAAAAACCTATAATAGGGGCAAAAGAAATAGATTATGTTCTGGAAAATAGATTAGCAGACCATAAAATAATAGATACACTGCACATCTTATAAAGTAAACTTAATAAATATCTCTCTGAAAATATTAGTCAGCCCCGGTAGCTCAGGTGGTGGAGCACCGCCTTGGTAAGGCGGGGGAACAGCTGCTAGCAGCTGTCTCGAAACGCGGGTTCAAGTCCCGCCCGGGGCTTTCATATTACCGACATAGCCTATATTCTTCTTTGTTTATTATTTGTCTAGGAAATGTTGGAGCTTCCTCTATAATGTATACGCTAAAACCTTTTTTAACTAATTTGTCGGCGTAATACATGCTAGTACATGCTTTGTTTGCATGTGTTTCCCTTAGTGGTGGAGGAATAATGTTTTTTATAGATACTAGGTTATCTGTTTTTACCTCTACATACCTAAGTAATCCTTCATCTGTTATTTCTTGATAATTTTTTGCAATAGATACTGCTCTCCTGTACAATCTTAAACTTGTTTGGTAGCGGTCTTTTACTACTGCAGGACAAAAATGAATGCTCAAGCTTAAATTTTCTGTGGCCCATTCGATGACGTTAATTGCAGTTTCTCTACTTCCCTTAGCTGTTATATAATCCTCTCGCATTTTATATCCTCGCTGGAGTAAAGCTATGGCATTTGTTTCGCTAAATTCTAGCTCGTTTAAGTTAAGAAAATCTGCTTCTATACTATCAAGATATTTCGCGAATTTTATTATCTCTTCCTCAGCACCAGGTAAGACAGGTATCTCTGCGCCTACCCTCATCGAAGAATTTTCAAGGGCCAGCTTAATTTTGTTCCAGTATCTGCGTGAAGGATGTATTCTCAACTCGTCCAAGCCTGCACGGTCAAGTTTAGATATTATACCTTTTGTCAAAGTGACACCTGATGTATACAAGTGAATGTGAAAATTTGAAAAGACTTCTTTAAGATAATTGATAATTGATAATGTAACATCTATTTTTACTAAAGGATCTCCACCCGTTATACCTGCCCCATGAGAATCTGATAGCAAAATTTCAGCTAACATTTGCTTCCTATCATACTTTTTTAATTGTTTTTCATTAACAAAAAAAACATCTTTTCTACGATTTAGACTTAGCGGACAATAGAAGCACTTACGAAGACAGAGTCCCGTTATGAAAATAATGCTTTTTCTTCCCCGCTGACATAAGCTACAGCCAGGGGGTAGTTTGCCTAGCACTATACTTCCCGTCGGCAAAACTCTTACACGAGACATTTTCACACGGAAAATTTAAAGCTTTGAATGTTTAAATTAGTAAGGGTGTAGATTGTGTCTAAAGTAAAGAAGAAACGTGAAAGAACGCCAGCCACAATGTCGGCAGCCGGATTAATGTCCTTTTTTGAGGAAGAAATTGAAGGTATAAAATTACGCCCTGAGCTTGTTGTAGCTTCAGCAATTGTCCTTATTACTCTTGTAATAATGGCGCATCTCGGCCTCTTCGCTTTTTAGCAGCTTCTTTTATTGAATCAACAATTTCCTTCAACGTTTTATATACTTCGCTAACTTCTTCTATAATCGTTCCCGTGACTATTATATTAGCACCTGCCTCCACAGCCCGTTTAGCAAGTTCTCCATTCCTAATACCGCCTCCAACTATTAAAGGTATGGTAACGGTTTCGCTTACCATTTTTATTATATTCGGAGGTATGGGCTTACCTCCCGAGCCACCCTCAAGGTATATAAATTGAAAACCTAAAAATTGGGCTGCAAGAGCAAAGGCTACGACTACTTCTGCTTGATCAAAGGGTATTGGTCTTGTATTGCTAACATAGCTGACGGCTCCGCCACACCCCAGAATTAGATAAGCTAGCGAAAGCGGCTCTACGCCATACCTCTTTATTATCGGCGCGGCTTGCATTTGTCCTCCAATAATAAAATAGGGGTTAACAGAGTTTAACACCGATAAAAACCAAACAGCATCAGCATACTTGCTTAGCTCACCTATGCTGCCAGGAAAAAGTATAACAGGAAGATCGGAATTTTCCTTTATTGCAATTACCGTTTCATCAACCATTCTCTCCGAGACTCCTATGCTTCCTCCAACCATAACTGCAGAAGAACCAGCTTTTTCGGCTTCAACAGCTATTTTAGCTGCACGATCGGGTGGCGTAATATCAGGATCAATTAAGACCATGTGTATTGCATGATTCTCTGTTATTTTTTTCATTATCATCTTCTTTACTTGTCCTTTGTAGCTTTTCCTCATATGATGATCCCCTGTTCTTGAATAAAAGCATCAACAAATTTGCCGTAATAGTCGACCGGTTGAAATATTTCTTCGTATTTAAAGGTGTAGCTTAATTTACATGCGCCGCAAATTACCGAAACTATCTCATCTTTCTTATTAACATTTACAGATACTGCTGTGGCACCGCATCTCGGACATTGGAATATAGCTGGAATTTTCTTTTTAGGCCTAGTTCTAATTTTTCTTCTGCTTTTTCTCCTCCCCATATACCATCACTTAATACTATCACTAATATACCCGCTTATATAATGTACGTTAAAAGTTTGTCCTTTTAACATTGAATGCGATCATCTGGGGAAGTTTGTTCTTCATTTTATACATATAACCTTGAATTTCAATATCTGATCCTTTAATTTCCTCCTCTATATATCTTAAAATATTTTTTGCTATACCTAATTCATGATAATCTCTTAACTCATCGATCGTCATACGCGATAATTCTTCAAAAACTCTTGAATTACTGCTATAAACTTTAGCCTCTCCTGTACCATCGTCCACTACAAACGAAACAAAAGGTAAAACCAGTTCATTATTGTCATGAATAAAATACCGAACATTAAAACTTATAGAAACTATCACACCCTCGATTGAACAAGCTCCTGCGCAATCAATTATGAATTTTTTAGGGAAATCCATTTTCTCTAGGAAAATATCTTCCTCAAAAACTTTAATGCTGCTGCATCGTCCAATTCTAAAAAATGTACCTTTTGATCCCTTAACAATGTCTATTCCCTTAATCATAATTTCGGTGCCTATCTTTAATGTAGCGAAAGTAGGAAGTAGCTGTTCGTAGACTAATACTAAAGAAACTATTTCCGTTTCATCTCCAAGGATTATCCTAGGAAACTTAGTGGGATTTAGTGCTAAAAAATATCCTCGTAACGTGATATCTTTACCTTCTTGAGGAATATTAGAAGGTTTATAAGCATGACTAGACTCCTCTTCATGCGCACTTTCATCAAGCATCATAATTTTCAGTTTCCTTGAATTTGTATAATATTCTACAAAATTTTGCATAGATATATGCTGTCTGACCCCACATATGTAATATCTGCCCGTGGGTAGATCTCTTTCTTCCAAGCCATCCCAAACAAC
Proteins encoded in this window:
- a CDS encoding ZPR1 zinc finger domain-containing protein — protein: MNNETIFVEYKNTYTEICPMCGDKTFKINEVIHLQPHLGRTLIVSKLCEKCGYKKTEIIPLEIKKRKIIVYKATEKKDLYSKIVRTSTATIYIPELGAVIEPGVDAPVFITNIEGILSRIEDAIDRIRVLEDNRTNDEEVTRIREYIAKVKQKGGELTIIIDDPTGLSKIIAKESAGKIVIEYVEGR
- a CDS encoding nucleotidyltransferase domain-containing protein, coding for MKIVRIQDSKHVKYSNEHWKLLRSLRAYALRIMKILLNSGLDPIVHGSIARGDVHKNSDIDIVIPYYTNPFLIENALDMAGISLLKKEIVQATPRHAIKASIYIDERTVVTFPLSKLSRLEREFYRFSGEINSDDLEKNLRVPGVNKKLLAIIPVEDGHIEFSIIGREHEVAEILKVSIDIVKEREYILTRRDEKGRTGVFVHKELPPDMSIAEAALKIARQNLMFRKQLII
- a CDS encoding mRNA surveillance protein pelota — protein: MKIKDINLEEKTIELIIEQKEDLYYLSLILDKNDIVYAWTWRQIRIETGMGKSEKGERVRIYLGIVVEKLEFQKFTDRLRILGKVIEAPEYLHIKGHYHTLSLQPVAEVKIIKKNLPNIYLRILEKAARRTYKNLLICIGDQETVFGKISKSGIEIIATIACKVVKHDRGKKSYTEEYRDYWRSILEEIKFLLQKDSYDRVIIAAPALLEDFFRNYLARYQKELYKKAMFLNVTEGGLSGIYELVRDGKLAKVVTELKLNYEKNLVDQIFKQLEKGERRVAIGLREVIKAAEIAAIEKLLITDTIFFELKANEEFSYLLDNIEKSKGEIIIISDDHEHGIKLKSLGGIVAFLYFPVFS
- a CDS encoding 16S rRNA methyltransferase produces the protein MHKILLAFNYFKVMNKNIHEEGLMKQLIMLFADAAIELIPKEIWNHPVIKAHSRKRSKKPGEMLLDISLHYHAMKKLKDFRKRGRPDIVHFCLLMALGSPLCKAGKLLPIIQTYCNDIISIDPEIRLPRNYNRFVGLIEQLLTVGRVPPVGDKVLMRVIGKDLEIILEKYNPSEIFLLTEDGEQLSPRMLAREIIKYELPMVVIGAYQHGPLSSNIKKIVDKEFSISKYILDAWVVTAEVICAVEDVLDIHEEQI
- the rsmA gene encoding ribosomal RNA small subunit methyltransferase A, which encodes MKELLEYTKKILRKYRVYPKKRLSQHFLVDKKILDIIVNSLELKNNEIVLEIGAGIGTVTRVIAERCLKVLAVEIDKRLVELLRRELRDFDNVEIISANILDMSIPRVDKIFSNTPFSISSPLLFKLLDEPYYDFAVMSFQKEFVDRLRAKPGTKAYGRLTVSFQSRARMEVLTFISRKCFYPEPDVDAVLIKIKPLKSPCIDTKLIDDILRFMFSRRRKNIGKVLREYIMLKYPSIDFEKILSEVGINSRLRVYQLTPEDFINIVNTLRKLEI
- the dph2 gene encoding diphthamide biosynthesis enzyme Dph2, with amino-acid sequence MYDLSIQRVKKWLSDNKAKKVLIQAPDGIKAYLENFIESLEKEVEVFISGSRAWGGCDIALKEAKQLGIKHIIHIGHHGPVRVKIPENIQVFFVPAFAKISVENALENNLNKLGDCSPIGLLASLQHVNQLKSVKKKLENLGYSVVIGHGNLPFDGQIIGCDVSAAVNIARKVSCFLVIAGGIFHGFGVYIRTGKKTLILDPYRKKIVDIQKTMEKFYAKHLYNLAKALEAKKFGVLVSTKPGQYSINLARKIAQKIKKHGKKAYIIVTDEIEPETLQNFTFIDAYVNTACPRLNFDNEDNFKKPIIGAKEIDYVLENRLADHKIIDTLHIL
- a CDS encoding preprotein translocase subunit Sec61beta translates to MSKVKKKRERTPATMSAAGLMSFFEEEIEGIKLRPELVVASAIVLITLVIMAHLGLFAF
- a CDS encoding geranylgeranylglyceryl/heptaprenylglyceryl phosphate synthase, which encodes MRKSYKGQVKKMIMKKITENHAIHMVLIDPDITPPDRAAKIAVEAEKAGSSAVMVGGSIGVSERMVDETVIAIKENSDLPVILFPGSIGELSKYADAVWFLSVLNSVNPYFIIGGQMQAAPIIKRYGVEPLSLAYLILGCGGAVSYVSNTRPIPFDQAEVVVAFALAAQFLGFQFIYLEGGSGGKPIPPNIIKMVSETVTIPLIVGGGIRNGELAKRAVEAGANIIVTGTIIEEVSEVYKTLKEIVDSIKEAAKKRRGRDAPLLQE